The Aedes aegypti strain LVP_AGWG chromosome 3, AaegL5.0 Primary Assembly, whole genome shotgun sequence genome contains a region encoding:
- the LOC5575275 gene encoding uncharacterized protein LOC5575275 isoform X2: MESAEPDAPQASTSAATMAPSTSSGGRKRKLSADECTSEQPNMKILSVELSDIELQVSLMDLSDEILMEIFLNLDSNSLVALSECCLRLNNLVKDKKLWVSADFSSSRLGTQELQRKIKHLQAETRSLKIRGLTSLYPLDKWKTPTLTANLLMWINKYCPQLEHFEINEGYFDTNNMAIISFPPSIRTLVFRKCEADRSMASEIRMGFLSKIDRTLQKLEELTIEYCSWFDTHDFMALSKVPHLRYLSLRGCANMKDSVPYASIATRFGFKKLQVLDLRDTPISDSDVSCFNIVQSLKELLLECPEYLRTERGLNEYNEAERQRVEQLRRIANQDIINIRYQPGPDVAANQQDNAQQAEENVAEPVPPPRPPRPHFLGEGRNVFRFVNRHFFPNLYENAGENLIRFINRAELDPAAAGGNQPDQQQPQPNNNNEAPAAAAPPAGNEEPARPPPPVAPLPPVPENPEIRQRHVRIVYNRHNIIRIVNHPERNNNVENNNNEQQQQNQQPIGRLPVEVAYQQIFEAGNRDRVENGPVAVAAAAPQAEGPAQAEPRPVVAPAAVIVANGPVPEAEDNANGNENQNGENGERLAPAAAAPEAREPPPLQPQEDVNVRVILHGAIQNNQPRMMPHVIIVRGENNPAGGAGPGAPGPNYVSLVSDRGVCAYGVSRHELAGAAFIREYFRPNNTSLERLFVRNYKLVTDTSLDHLESAAPHLKLLDVTGTSVTAQGVRRFHLARPNCTILSDFE; this comes from the exons ATGGAATCAGCTGAACCCGATGCCCCGCAGGCATCTACTTCGGCGGCAACAATGGCCCCGTCAACCTCCAGTGGTGGCCGAAAGCGTAAGCTTTCCGCCGACGAATGCACCAGTGAGCAGCCGAACATGAAGATCCTCTCGGTTGAGCTGTCCGACATTGAGCTGCAGGTATCGCTGATGGACCTCAGCGACGAAATTCTCATGGAAATCTTCCTCAATCTGGATAGCAACAGTTTGGTCGCCCTGTCCGAGTGCTGTCTGCGTCTAAACAATCTGGTCAAGGACAAGAAGCTCTGGGTTTCGGCCGATTTCAGCTCGTCCCGGTTGGGCACCCAGGAACTGCAACGAAAAATCAAACACCTACAGGCGGAAACCCGTTCGCTCAAGATACGAGGCCTGACCAGTTTGTATCCGCTGGATAAGTGGAAAACCCCGACGCTAACGGCGAATCTGCTCATGTGGATCAACAAGTACTGTCCCCAGTTGGAACACTTCGAGATCAACGAGGGCTATTTTGATACCAACAACATGGCCATTATTTCGTTTCCTCCGAGCATACGAACCTTGGTGTTCCGGAAATGCGAGGCGGACCGGTCGATGGCGTCCGAAATTAGGATGGGTTTCCTTTCGAAGATCGATAGAACTTTGCAAAAGTTGGAA gaATTAACGATAGAATACTGCAGTTGGTTCGACACGCACGATTTTATGGCACTGTCCAAGGTGCCACATTTGCGCTATCTGAGTTTGCGTGGTTGCGCCAATATGAAGGATAGTGTCCCGTACGCTAGCATTGCAACTCGATTTGGTTTTAAGAAATTACAG GTTTTAGATCTTCGCGACACCCCCATATCGGATTCCGACGTGAGCTGCTTCAACATAGTTCAATCGCTGAAGGAGCTCTTGCTGGAATGTCCGGAGTACCTTCGGACCGAACGTGGTTTGAATGAGTACAACGAAGCCGAACGGCAGCGCGTGGAACAGTTGCGAAGAATAGCCAATCAGGACATTATCAATATCCGCTATCAGCCGGGCCCGGATGTGGCCGCCAACCAGCAGGACAATGCTCAACAAGCGGAAGAGAAtgtagcggaaccggttccgccgCCGCGTCCCCCCAGGCCACATTTCCTAGGCGAGGGCCGAAACGTGTTCCGTTTCGTCAATCGACATTTCTTCCCGAACTTGTACGAAAATGCAGGCGAGAATCTAATTCGTTTCATAAACCGTGCCGAGTTGGATCCTGCCGCTGCCGGAGGGAATCAACCAGATCAGCAACAACCACAGCCAAACAACAATAATGAAGCCCCAGCGGCGGCAGCTCCTCCGGCAGGCAACGAAGAACCAGCACGACCACCGCCTCCTGTCGCCCCACTGCCCCCAGTGCCGGAGAATCCGGAAATTCGCCAACGTCATGTGCGAATCGTGTACAACAGACACAACATCATCCGGATCGTGAACCATCCGGAGCGGAACAATAACGTAGAGAATAACAACAATGAGCAGCAGCAACAGAATCAGCAACCGATTGGGCGACTTCCGGTTGAGGTAGCTTATCAGCAAATCTTCGAAGCAGGCAATAGGGATCGTGTAGAAAATGGACCAGTTGCAGTCGCGGCAGCGGCCCCACAAGCCGAAGGGCCTGCCCAAGCGGAACCAAGACCAGTAGTAGCACCAGCAGCAGTAATAGTAGCAAATGGGCCAGTGCCGGAAGCGGAAGACAATGCCAATGGAAACGAGAACCAAAACGGTGAGAATGGGGAACGACTTGCACCGGCTGCGGCGGCGCCTGAAGCGAGAGAACCGCCTCCACTACAGCCACAGGAAGATGTCAATG TTCGTGTCATTCTGCATGGGGCCATACAGAACAACCAACCGAGGATGATGCCACACGTGATCATCGTCCGAGGGGAGAACAATCCCGCAGGAGGAGCAG GTCCAGGCGCTCCCGGACCGAACTACGTCTCGCTGGTCAGCGATCGCGGCGTTTGCGCGTACGGCGTTTCACGGCACGAACTGGCCGGGGCGGCCTTCATCCGCGAGTACTTCCGGCCGAACAACACCAGCCTGGAGCGACTGTTCGTGCGGAACTACAAACTGGTTACCGATACCTCGTTGGACCACCTCGAATCGGCAGCACCGCACCTGAAGCTACTGGACGTCACCGGCACCTCGGTCACGGCGCAGGGCGTCCGTAGGTTCCACCTGGCTCGACCTAACTGTACCATACTTTCGGACTTTGAATAG
- the LOC110679616 gene encoding partner of xrn-2 protein 1-like: MAAGTSFDVSKYKTFYECDEHWELRRMFMERHKDRFSEDELVCLAQVFTNVEFLGCRYPAETMTLIAELSKDVAAEYRQSRETKLKRTFVAASDAAAARYAKK; encoded by the coding sequence ATGGCCGCCGGAACCAGCTTCGACGTGAGCAAGTACAAGACCTTCTACGAGTGCGACGAACACTGGGAACTGCGCCGTATGTTCATGGAACGGCACAAGGACCGCTTCAGCGAGGACGAGCTGGTTTGCCTGGCGCAGGTTTTCACCAACGTGGAGTTTCTGGGCTGTCGCTATCCGGCGGAGACGATGACCCTGATTGCGGAACTGTCCAAGGACGTGGCGGCCGAGTACCGGCAGTCGCGCGAAACCAAACTGAAGCGGACGTTTGTGGCGGCGTCCGATGCTGCCGCGGCCAGGTATGCCAAGAAGTAG
- the LOC5575275 gene encoding uncharacterized protein LOC5575275 isoform X1 produces the protein MESAEPDAPQASTSAATMAPSTSSGGRKRKLSADECTSEQPNMKILSVELSDIELQVSLMDLSDEILMEIFLNLDSNSLVALSECCLRLNNLVKDKKLWVSADFSSSRLGTQELQRKIKHLQAETRSLKIRGLTSLYPLDKWKTPTLTANLLMWINKYCPQLEHFEINEGYFDTNNMAIISFPPSIRTLVFRKCEADRSMASEIRMGFLSKIDRTLQKLEELTIEYCSWFDTHDFMALSKVPHLRYLSLRGCANMKDSVPYASIATRFGFKKLQVLDLRDTPISDSDVSCFNIVQSLKELLLECPEYLRTERGLNEYNEAERQRVEQLRRIANQDIINIRYQPGPDVAANQQDNAQQAEENVAEPVPPPRPPRPHFLGEGRNVFRFVNRHFFPNLYENAGENLIRFINRAELDPAAAGGNQPDQQQPQPNNNNEAPAAAAPPAGNEEPARPPPPVAPLPPVPENPEIRQRHVRIVYNRHNIIRIVNHPERNNNVENNNNEQQQQNQQPIGRLPVEVAYQQIFEAGNRDRVENGPVAVAAAAPQAEGPAQAEPRPVVAPAAVIVANGPVPEAEDNANGNENQNGENGERLAPAAAAPEAREPPPLQPQEDVNVRVILHGAIQNNQPRMMPHVIIVRGENNPAGGAGEAADNNQQRPANAFYQYLNLGPGAPGPNYVSLVSDRGVCAYGVSRHELAGAAFIREYFRPNNTSLERLFVRNYKLVTDTSLDHLESAAPHLKLLDVTGTSVTAQGVRRFHLARPNCTILSDFE, from the exons ATGGAATCAGCTGAACCCGATGCCCCGCAGGCATCTACTTCGGCGGCAACAATGGCCCCGTCAACCTCCAGTGGTGGCCGAAAGCGTAAGCTTTCCGCCGACGAATGCACCAGTGAGCAGCCGAACATGAAGATCCTCTCGGTTGAGCTGTCCGACATTGAGCTGCAGGTATCGCTGATGGACCTCAGCGACGAAATTCTCATGGAAATCTTCCTCAATCTGGATAGCAACAGTTTGGTCGCCCTGTCCGAGTGCTGTCTGCGTCTAAACAATCTGGTCAAGGACAAGAAGCTCTGGGTTTCGGCCGATTTCAGCTCGTCCCGGTTGGGCACCCAGGAACTGCAACGAAAAATCAAACACCTACAGGCGGAAACCCGTTCGCTCAAGATACGAGGCCTGACCAGTTTGTATCCGCTGGATAAGTGGAAAACCCCGACGCTAACGGCGAATCTGCTCATGTGGATCAACAAGTACTGTCCCCAGTTGGAACACTTCGAGATCAACGAGGGCTATTTTGATACCAACAACATGGCCATTATTTCGTTTCCTCCGAGCATACGAACCTTGGTGTTCCGGAAATGCGAGGCGGACCGGTCGATGGCGTCCGAAATTAGGATGGGTTTCCTTTCGAAGATCGATAGAACTTTGCAAAAGTTGGAA gaATTAACGATAGAATACTGCAGTTGGTTCGACACGCACGATTTTATGGCACTGTCCAAGGTGCCACATTTGCGCTATCTGAGTTTGCGTGGTTGCGCCAATATGAAGGATAGTGTCCCGTACGCTAGCATTGCAACTCGATTTGGTTTTAAGAAATTACAG GTTTTAGATCTTCGCGACACCCCCATATCGGATTCCGACGTGAGCTGCTTCAACATAGTTCAATCGCTGAAGGAGCTCTTGCTGGAATGTCCGGAGTACCTTCGGACCGAACGTGGTTTGAATGAGTACAACGAAGCCGAACGGCAGCGCGTGGAACAGTTGCGAAGAATAGCCAATCAGGACATTATCAATATCCGCTATCAGCCGGGCCCGGATGTGGCCGCCAACCAGCAGGACAATGCTCAACAAGCGGAAGAGAAtgtagcggaaccggttccgccgCCGCGTCCCCCCAGGCCACATTTCCTAGGCGAGGGCCGAAACGTGTTCCGTTTCGTCAATCGACATTTCTTCCCGAACTTGTACGAAAATGCAGGCGAGAATCTAATTCGTTTCATAAACCGTGCCGAGTTGGATCCTGCCGCTGCCGGAGGGAATCAACCAGATCAGCAACAACCACAGCCAAACAACAATAATGAAGCCCCAGCGGCGGCAGCTCCTCCGGCAGGCAACGAAGAACCAGCACGACCACCGCCTCCTGTCGCCCCACTGCCCCCAGTGCCGGAGAATCCGGAAATTCGCCAACGTCATGTGCGAATCGTGTACAACAGACACAACATCATCCGGATCGTGAACCATCCGGAGCGGAACAATAACGTAGAGAATAACAACAATGAGCAGCAGCAACAGAATCAGCAACCGATTGGGCGACTTCCGGTTGAGGTAGCTTATCAGCAAATCTTCGAAGCAGGCAATAGGGATCGTGTAGAAAATGGACCAGTTGCAGTCGCGGCAGCGGCCCCACAAGCCGAAGGGCCTGCCCAAGCGGAACCAAGACCAGTAGTAGCACCAGCAGCAGTAATAGTAGCAAATGGGCCAGTGCCGGAAGCGGAAGACAATGCCAATGGAAACGAGAACCAAAACGGTGAGAATGGGGAACGACTTGCACCGGCTGCGGCGGCGCCTGAAGCGAGAGAACCGCCTCCACTACAGCCACAGGAAGATGTCAATG TTCGTGTCATTCTGCATGGGGCCATACAGAACAACCAACCGAGGATGATGCCACACGTGATCATCGTCCGAGGGGAGAACAATCCCGCAGGAGGAGCAGGTGAGGCAGCCGATAACAATCAGCAACGACCGGCGAACGCATTCTACCAGTATCTTAACCTAGGTCCAGGCGCTCCCGGACCGAACTACGTCTCGCTGGTCAGCGATCGCGGCGTTTGCGCGTACGGCGTTTCACGGCACGAACTGGCCGGGGCGGCCTTCATCCGCGAGTACTTCCGGCCGAACAACACCAGCCTGGAGCGACTGTTCGTGCGGAACTACAAACTGGTTACCGATACCTCGTTGGACCACCTCGAATCGGCAGCACCGCACCTGAAGCTACTGGACGTCACCGGCACCTCGGTCACGGCGCAGGGCGTCCGTAGGTTCCACCTGGCTCGACCTAACTGTACCATACTTTCGGACTTTGAATAG